A region from the Campylobacter subantarcticus LMG 24377 genome encodes:
- the pglA gene encoding N,N'-diacetylbacillosaminyl-diphospho-undecaprenol alpha-1,3-N-acetylgalactosaminyltransferase — MRIGILTHSAMSVYYFRLALIKALEKNHHEVIIITPKDDFAIKLQELGYKVCFYDLARSSVNPLVVFKNLLSLKNILKDLNLDLLQASAHKSNTTGIIAAKMAGIQYTFGLVEGLGSFYIDNDFKSKLVRTSINLLYKISFKLANGFIFVNDSNALFMKNLGLKEEKIKIIKSVGVNLKQFLPLKISTEEKQAFLKEHHIPDKPIVLMISRALWHKGIKEFYEASKILKDKANFILVGGADDNKSCAPMDFLNSANVFYLGARSDIAHLLNLCDIFVLPSYKEGYPRTVLEAQACKKACVVSDAEGCIEAVSNAIDGLVCKSQDSNDLAEKIQILLEDEKLRNTLAQNGFLRAQNYDENIIALKYLDFYRGFANV; from the coding sequence ATGAGAATAGGAATTTTAACTCATAGTGCAATGAGTGTGTATTATTTTCGCCTTGCACTCATTAAAGCCCTAGAAAAAAACCACCATGAAGTGATAATCATCACTCCCAAAGATGATTTTGCCATAAAATTACAAGAATTAGGCTACAAGGTTTGCTTTTATGATTTGGCAAGATCAAGCGTAAATCCTTTGGTGGTATTTAAAAACCTACTAAGTTTGAAAAACATACTCAAAGATTTAAATTTAGATCTTTTACAAGCAAGTGCACACAAAAGCAATACAACAGGTATCATAGCAGCTAAAATGGCAGGCATTCAATATACTTTTGGCTTAGTTGAAGGCCTAGGGAGTTTTTATATCGATAATGATTTTAAAAGCAAACTAGTAAGAACAAGCATTAACCTACTCTATAAAATTTCTTTTAAACTTGCTAATGGCTTTATCTTTGTCAATGATAGCAATGCTTTATTTATGAAAAATCTAGGATTAAAAGAAGAAAAAATCAAGATCATCAAGTCCGTCGGTGTTAATTTAAAACAATTCTTACCTTTAAAAATTAGTACTGAAGAAAAACAAGCTTTTTTAAAAGAACACCATATACCTGATAAACCCATTGTGCTAATGATATCAAGAGCGCTTTGGCATAAGGGTATTAAAGAATTTTACGAAGCGAGTAAAATTTTAAAAGATAAGGCAAATTTTATCTTAGTAGGTGGGGCTGATGATAATAAATCTTGCGCACCAATGGATTTTTTAAACTCGGCTAATGTTTTTTACTTAGGAGCAAGAAGTGATATTGCGCATTTATTAAACCTGTGTGATATTTTTGTTTTACCAAGCTATAAAGAGGGTTATCCACGAACCGTTTTAGAAGCACAAGCATGTAAAAAAGCATGCGTAGTTAGCGATGCAGAAGGTTGCATAGAAGCGGTAAGCAATGCCATAGATGGACTAGTTTGTAAAAGCCAAGACAGTAATGATTTAGCAGAAAAAATTCAAATTTTACTAGAAGATGAAAAACTAAGAAATACTTTAGCGCAAAATGGCTTTCTTAGGGCGCAAAATTATGATGAAAATATCATAGCTTTGAAATATCTTGATTTTTATAGAGGTTTTGCAAATGTATAA
- the pglC gene encoding undecaprenyl phosphate N,N'-diacetylbacillosamine 1-phosphate transferase gives MYKNGLKRVFDFILALILLVIFLPFIVLIGIVLKIVQGSVLFKQARPGLNEKIFYIYKFKTMSDEKDENGELLPDALRLKPFGKLVRSLSLDELPQLFNVLKGDMSFIGPRPLLVEYLPLYNQEQKKRHDVRPGITGWAQINGRNAISWEQKFKYDVEYVHNCSFLFDLKIFFMTIVKVLKRSGVNKEGVVTTDKFNGHN, from the coding sequence ATGTATAAAAATGGTTTGAAACGAGTATTTGACTTTATATTGGCTTTAATTTTATTAGTTATTTTTTTACCTTTTATAGTGCTTATTGGCATTGTTTTAAAAATCGTTCAAGGTAGCGTACTTTTTAAACAAGCAAGACCTGGCTTAAACGAAAAAATATTTTATATCTATAAATTTAAAACTATGAGTGATGAAAAAGATGAAAACGGGGAATTACTTCCTGATGCATTACGCCTAAAACCTTTTGGAAAACTAGTTAGAAGCTTGAGTTTAGATGAATTGCCACAACTTTTTAATGTGTTAAAAGGCGATATGAGCTTTATAGGTCCAAGACCTTTACTTGTAGAATACCTACCCTTATACAACCAAGAACAAAAAAAACGCCATGATGTAAGACCGGGTATTACAGGTTGGGCGCAAATTAATGGGCGAAACGCTATCTCTTGGGAACAAAAATTTAAATACGATGTTGAATATGTACATAATTGCTCTTTTTTATTTGATCTTAAAATCTTTTTTATGACTATTGTTAAAGTGCTTAAAAGAAGTGGAGTCAACAAAGAAGGTGTTGTCACAACGGATAAATTCAATGGACACAACTAA
- the pglD gene encoding UDP-N-acetylbacillosamine N-acetyltransferase: MDTTKSIYIYGTGGHSLVCVDVAKNLGYKKIIFLDDNKGLKYHSNLEKHDMFIAIGANHIREKLFKKAKEDGFRLVNLIHKSAIISPSAFLDDEGILIMPNVVVNAKASIAKGVILNTACVIEHECFVGEFSHISVGAKLAGVVKIGKRCFLGVNSSVIPCVTLCDDITLGAGGVVVKDLKSKGIYAGVPAKKIKEAK, from the coding sequence ATGGACACAACTAAAAGTATTTATATATATGGTACAGGAGGGCACAGTTTAGTCTGTGTTGATGTAGCTAAAAATCTAGGATATAAAAAAATCATTTTTCTAGATGATAATAAAGGATTAAAATACCATTCAAACTTAGAAAAACATGATATGTTTATTGCTATTGGAGCTAATCATATCCGAGAAAAACTTTTCAAAAAAGCGAAAGAAGATGGATTTAGATTAGTAAATTTGATACACAAAAGTGCTATTATTAGTCCTAGTGCTTTTTTAGATGATGAGGGTATATTAATCATGCCAAATGTCGTAGTTAATGCTAAAGCTAGCATTGCAAAAGGTGTGATCTTAAATACTGCTTGTGTGATTGAGCATGAGTGTTTTGTAGGTGAGTTTAGCCATATTAGCGTTGGAGCCAAACTGGCTGGAGTGGTTAAAATAGGCAAACGTTGTTTTTTAGGAGTAAACTCAAGTGTTATTCCTTGTGTAACTTTATGTGATGATATAACTTTAGGTGCAGGTGGAGTGGTCGTTAAAGACTTAAAGTCTAAAGGCATTTATGCTGGAGTTCCTGCCAAAAAAATAAAGGAGGCAAAATGA
- a CDS encoding oligosaccharide transferase, which translates to MKLQQNFTDNNSIKYTCILIFIAFAFSVLCRLYWVSWASEFYEFFFNDQLMITTNDGYAFAEGARDMIAGFHQPNDLSYFGSSLSTLTYWIYSILPFSFESIILYMSTFFASLIVVPIILIAREYKLTTYGFIAALLASIANSYYNRTMSGYYDTDMLVLVLPMLILLSFIRLTINKDIFTLLLSPIFIMIYLWWYPSSYSLNFAMIGLFGLYTLILHRKEKIFYLAIALMIIALSMLAWQYKLALIVLLFAIFAFKEEKINFYMIWALIFASILILFISGGLDPVLYQLKFYVFKAADVQNLKDAAFIYFNVNETIMEVNTIDPEVFMQRISSSVLVFLLSFVGFILFCKDHKSMLLALPILALGFMALRAGLRFTIYAVPVMALGFGYFLYVFFHFLEKKQIKLSLKNKNILLILITFFSISPALMHIYSYKSSTVFTSYEAQILNNLKSKAQREDYVIAWWDYGYPIRYYSDVKTLIDGGKHLGKDNFFSSFVLSKEQTPAANMARLSVEYTEKSFSEHYPDVLKAMVKDYNQTNATSFLESLNDKNFQFDTNKTRDVYIYMPYRMLRIMPVVAQFANTNPDSGEQEKSLFFSQANAIAQDKTTGSVMLDNGVEIINDFRALNLEGTTIPLKAFVDIESITNGKFYYSEIDPKAQIYLLFLREYKSFVILDESLYNSAYIQMFLLNQYDQDLFEQITNDARAKIYRLKR; encoded by the coding sequence ATGAAACTGCAACAAAATTTCACGGATAATAATTCTATCAAATACACCTGTATATTGATTTTTATCGCTTTTGCTTTTAGCGTATTATGCAGACTTTATTGGGTAAGCTGGGCAAGCGAATTTTATGAGTTTTTCTTCAATGATCAACTCATGATCACTACTAACGATGGCTATGCTTTTGCAGAAGGCGCAAGAGATATGATAGCGGGGTTTCACCAACCTAATGATTTATCATATTTTGGAAGTTCACTTTCTACTTTAACTTATTGGATTTATAGTATATTGCCTTTTAGCTTTGAAAGTATTATTTTATATATGAGTACTTTCTTTGCTTCTTTGATTGTTGTGCCTATTATACTAATCGCAAGAGAATACAAACTCACCACTTATGGGTTCATAGCAGCTTTGCTTGCTAGTATTGCAAATAGCTATTACAATCGTACAATGAGTGGGTATTATGATACTGATATGCTTGTTTTGGTTTTACCAATGCTCATTTTATTAAGCTTTATACGATTAACCATCAATAAAGATATCTTTACTTTACTTTTAAGCCCTATTTTTATCATGATTTATTTATGGTGGTATCCTTCAAGCTATTCTTTGAATTTTGCCATGATAGGACTTTTTGGATTATACACACTTATACTACACCGAAAAGAAAAGATTTTTTACCTTGCCATTGCTTTAATGATCATAGCTTTAAGTATGTTAGCATGGCAATATAAACTTGCATTGATTGTATTATTATTTGCTATTTTTGCCTTTAAAGAAGAAAAAATCAATTTTTATATGATTTGGGCTTTGATTTTTGCAAGTATTTTGATTTTATTTATAAGCGGTGGCTTAGATCCTGTTTTATACCAACTCAAATTTTATGTCTTTAAAGCCGCTGATGTGCAAAATTTAAAAGATGCGGCTTTTATATATTTTAATGTTAATGAAACTATTATGGAAGTAAATACTATCGATCCTGAAGTATTTATGCAAAGAATTAGCTCTAGTGTTTTAGTATTTCTTCTTTCTTTTGTAGGTTTTATTTTATTTTGTAAAGACCATAAAAGCATGCTTTTAGCTTTACCTATACTTGCATTAGGATTTATGGCTTTAAGAGCGGGGCTTCGATTTACCATTTACGCGGTTCCTGTTATGGCTTTAGGTTTTGGTTATTTTTTATATGTATTTTTTCATTTTTTAGAAAAAAAACAAATCAAACTAAGCTTGAAAAACAAAAATATCTTACTAATACTAATCACATTTTTTAGTATTAGCCCTGCTTTAATGCATATATATTCTTATAAGTCTTCCACTGTTTTCACTTCTTATGAAGCTCAAATTTTAAATAATTTAAAAAGCAAAGCACAAAGAGAAGACTATGTTATTGCATGGTGGGACTATGGATATCCTATCCGTTATTATAGTGATGTCAAAACCTTAATCGATGGCGGTAAACACCTAGGAAAAGATAACTTCTTTTCTTCTTTTGTTTTAAGTAAAGAGCAAACACCAGCTGCTAATATGGCAAGGCTTAGCGTAGAATATACAGAAAAATCCTTTAGTGAGCATTATCCTGATGTTTTAAAAGCTATGGTTAAAGATTACAACCAAACAAATGCCACAAGCTTTTTAGAGAGTTTAAATGACAAAAACTTTCAATTTGACACTAATAAAACAAGAGATGTTTACATCTATATGCCTTATAGAATGTTGCGTATTATGCCTGTGGTAGCTCAATTTGCCAATACAAACCCAGACAGTGGCGAACAAGAAAAAAGCTTGTTTTTCTCTCAAGCTAATGCCATAGCACAAGATAAAACTACAGGATCAGTTATGCTTGATAATGGCGTAGAAATCATCAATGATTTTAGAGCTTTAAATCTAGAAGGTACAACCATACCTTTAAAAGCCTTTGTGGATATAGAATCAATCACCAATGGCAAGTTCTACTATAGTGAGATTGATCCAAAAGCACAAATTTACCTACTGTTTTTAAGAGAATACAAAAGCTTTGTTATTTTAGATGAAAGTCTTTATAATAGTGCTTATATACAAATGTTTTTACTTAATCAATATGATCAAGATTTATTTGAACAAATCACCAATGATGCAAGAGCAAAAATTTATAGGTTAAAAAGATGA